A single window of Sulfurimonas crateris DNA harbors:
- a CDS encoding bifunctional 3,4-dihydroxy-2-butanone 4-phosphate synthase/GTP cyclohydrolase II produces MTPTQRVLEAIDEIKKGHMVIMIDDEDRENEGDLVYASAFSTPAHVNFMATHARGLICVAISKNIATRLELNPMVSSNTSSYETAFTVSVDAKNALTGISAKERDDTIKILANPISHADELVKPGHIFPLIAKDGGTLVRTGHTEGSVDLCRLAGLSESSVICEIIKEDGTMARRDDLDIFGEKHNLKTVFISDIVEYRLANERLVNELEVEDIEFFGTKVKKYTFSDHDKIEHTAIVFHNVASVANVRVHNVIPDMELLLNQKKYSNLILSIEYLKQNSGVLIFINKPTHHDNAAMKEFGIGAQILKSFGISKMNLLTSMKATEFVGLGGFGLEINEVIDI; encoded by the coding sequence ATGACACCGACACAAAGAGTACTAGAAGCGATTGACGAGATAAAAAAGGGTCACATGGTCATTATGATCGATGATGAAGATAGAGAGAACGAGGGTGATCTGGTCTATGCATCCGCTTTTTCTACGCCGGCTCATGTAAACTTTATGGCAACGCATGCAAGAGGGCTTATCTGTGTGGCGATCAGCAAAAATATCGCTACAAGACTTGAACTTAACCCGATGGTAAGCTCAAACACATCCTCTTATGAGACGGCGTTTACGGTCTCAGTCGATGCAAAAAATGCTCTAACAGGCATCTCGGCAAAGGAGAGGGACGATACCATCAAGATCTTGGCAAACCCGATCAGCCACGCTGATGAGCTTGTAAAACCGGGTCATATATTTCCTCTTATAGCAAAAGATGGCGGCACACTTGTGAGAACAGGTCATACTGAGGGTTCTGTTGATCTATGCCGTCTTGCAGGACTTAGCGAGTCATCGGTTATTTGTGAGATAATCAAAGAGGACGGCACGATGGCACGCCGTGACGATCTTGATATATTCGGCGAAAAGCACAACTTGAAAACCGTTTTTATCTCAGATATTGTCGAGTATCGTCTTGCGAACGAGAGGCTTGTAAACGAGCTTGAGGTAGAAGATATTGAGTTTTTCGGTACAAAGGTAAAGAAGTACACATTTAGCGACCATGACAAAATAGAACATACTGCGATAGTGTTTCATAATGTTGCATCTGTGGCAAACGTAAGAGTCCATAACGTTATACCGGATATGGAACTTCTCTTAAACCAGAAAAAGTACAGCAATCTTATCTTGTCTATCGAGTACCTAAAACAGAACAGCGGTGTTTTGATCTTCATTAACAAGCCTACACACCATGACAACGCTGCCATGAAAGAGTTTGGAATAGGTGCTCAGATACTTAAATCGTTCGGCATCTCAAAGATGAACCTGCTAACCTCCATGAAAGCGACCGAGTTTGTAGGACTTGGCGGCTTTGGGTTAGAGATAAACGAGGTTATAGATATTTAG
- a CDS encoding type II toxin-antitoxin system RelE family toxin, producing the protein MSYNLEFMPQALKEWKKLNSTIKEQFKKKLQEQLESPRVVKDKLSGYENVYKIKLRNIGYRLAYEIKDEEIVVLVLSVWKREKNKIYDNLKGRL; encoded by the coding sequence ATGAGCTATAATCTTGAATTTATGCCTCAAGCCTTAAAAGAATGGAAAAAATTAAACTCTACGATAAAAGAACAATTTAAAAAGAAACTGCAAGAACAGCTAGAGAGTCCAAGAGTAGTGAAGGACAAGCTCTCTGGATATGAAAACGTATATAAAATCAAGCTAAGAAATATTGGGTATAGACTTGCATATGAGATAAAAGACGAAGAGATAGTTGTTCTTGTGCTGAGCGTATGGAAAAGAGAAAAAAATAAAATTTACGATAATCTTAAAGGTAGGTTATAA
- a CDS encoding type II toxin-antitoxin system Phd/YefM family antitoxin: MQPILSNYTASITELKKSPTQLLSEAGDEAIAILNHNIPSAYLVPSKVYEKMMDIIDDYYLSLEVEKAKNSDEKPIRVDVNEL; this comes from the coding sequence ATGCAACCGATTTTATCAAACTATACTGCGAGCATAACAGAGCTAAAAAAATCTCCAACACAGCTTTTAAGTGAAGCTGGAGATGAAGCCATCGCCATACTTAACCATAACATACCCAGTGCCTATCTAGTTCCGAGCAAAGTCTATGAGAAGATGATGGATATTATAGATGACTACTACCTTTCATTGGAAGTAGAAAAAGCCAAAAACAGTGATGAAAAGCCAATTAGAGTAGATGTAAATGAGCTATAA
- a CDS encoding YqiA/YcfP family alpha/beta fold hydrolase has translation MTIYIHGFGGSGCGVKAELFRTYFKSIDEPFIAPSLSCVPHLALKTLEEMIESYGGKVNLIGSSLGGYYAIYLAEKYGLKTVLINPSVEPDETLKKALGFAPNFYDESSFEWRESHIEMLKEHRVEPKKQENFFVLLQKGDELLDYREAVNRLPNAKFAIEEGGSHSFENIERYFDDIKGYLNI, from the coding sequence ATGACTATATACATACACGGTTTTGGCGGTAGCGGGTGCGGTGTCAAGGCAGAGCTTTTTCGCACATATTTCAAGAGCATAGATGAGCCATTTATCGCTCCCTCTCTCTCATGCGTTCCGCATCTGGCTCTAAAAACGCTAGAAGAGATGATAGAGTCTTACGGCGGGAAGGTCAATCTTATCGGCTCATCTTTAGGCGGTTATTACGCTATTTATCTGGCAGAGAAGTACGGCTTAAAAACGGTGCTTATCAACCCGTCTGTAGAACCGGATGAGACACTAAAAAAGGCGCTTGGTTTTGCTCCAAACTTTTATGATGAGAGTAGTTTTGAGTGGAGAGAATCGCATATAGAGATGTTAAAAGAGCATAGAGTTGAACCCAAAAAGCAGGAGAACTTCTTTGTGTTGCTTCAAAAAGGTGATGAGCTGCTTGATTACAGAGAGGCCGTAAACAGACTGCCTAATGCTAAGTTTGCGATAGAAGAGGGCGGAAGCCACAGTTTTGAGAATATAGAGAGATATTTTGATGATATAAAAGGGTATTTGAATATATGA
- a CDS encoding Fic family protein, with the protein MSYKPPYTNTSKIIKQVSEISELISDIKYIDKNYNTLRLRKKNRIRSITGTLQIEGNTFDEAKVTSIIEGKTVLGTMREIEEVKGAIEAYDNIEKYSYKNEKDLLKAHKYLMENLLNNAGTYRNSNVGIGGKDGVTHVAPPPSQVPKLMDELFEWLQSTDEHPLIASCVFHYEFEFIHPFSDGNGRIGRLWQSVILKSFKDIFTYMPIESVVRNHQLEYYQALEDAGSAGESTPFIEFMLEIITQSLKEYIKESKKSDQKSDQKSDQKILDLIMQDNKITIMQICQQLDMSESGVKKVIKKLKDENRVQRVGSLKGGHWEALEKEI; encoded by the coding sequence ATGAGCTATAAACCGCCATATACTAATACATCAAAAATCATAAAGCAAGTAAGTGAAATATCTGAGCTTATATCTGATATAAAATATATAGATAAAAATTATAATACTCTAAGACTTCGTAAAAAAAATAGGATCAGATCAATTACAGGGACGCTGCAAATAGAGGGAAACACCTTTGATGAAGCAAAAGTTACCAGCATAATAGAGGGCAAAACAGTTCTAGGAACCATGAGAGAGATAGAAGAGGTAAAAGGGGCGATTGAAGCGTATGACAATATAGAAAAATACAGCTATAAAAATGAAAAAGACCTATTAAAGGCGCACAAGTACCTTATGGAAAATCTCTTAAATAATGCAGGGACATATAGAAACAGCAACGTAGGTATCGGCGGCAAAGATGGCGTAACACATGTTGCACCACCGCCTAGTCAAGTACCAAAACTAATGGATGAGCTGTTTGAGTGGCTTCAAAGTACAGACGAACATCCGCTTATTGCAAGTTGTGTATTTCACTACGAGTTTGAGTTCATCCATCCATTTAGCGATGGTAATGGACGCATCGGACGACTTTGGCAGAGTGTAATCCTTAAATCTTTTAAAGATATTTTTACATATATGCCAATAGAAAGTGTGGTAAGAAATCATCAACTAGAATACTATCAAGCGCTAGAAGATGCTGGAAGTGCGGGAGAATCTACACCTTTTATAGAGTTTATGTTAGAGATAATAACGCAATCACTAAAAGAGTATATAAAAGAATCTAAAAAAAGTGACCAAAAAAGTGACCAAAAAAGTGACCAAAAAATCTTGGATTTGATTATGCAAGATAATAAAATAACCATCATGCAGATATGTCAACAACTGGATATGAGTGAATCCGGTGTGAAAAAAGTTATAAAAAAACTAAAAGATGAAAACAGAGTTCAAAGAGTTGGAAGCCTTAAGGGCGGACATTGGGAAGCTTTGGAAAAAGAAATTTAA
- a CDS encoding sirohydrochlorin chelatase, which produces MNGYILLSHGSKVKASNDATREVLEKLRVNIENIELAFLELAEPDFEDAVKKLKTAGVSSVTVLPLFLAPGKHVREDVPHLASTCSKKYDIKIEVLDHIGANSAYAKMIEDILLSR; this is translated from the coding sequence ATGAACGGATATATACTGCTCTCGCACGGTAGCAAGGTCAAGGCGTCAAATGACGCTACAAGAGAGGTTTTAGAGAAGTTACGGGTAAATATTGAAAATATAGAACTCGCTTTTTTAGAGTTGGCTGAGCCCGATTTTGAAGATGCGGTAAAGAAGCTAAAAACGGCGGGCGTTAGCAGCGTTACTGTTTTGCCTCTCTTTTTGGCTCCGGGAAAACATGTCAGAGAAGATGTCCCACATCTGGCTTCAACATGCTCAAAAAAATATGACATTAAAATAGAAGTTTTAGATCACATAGGTGCTAATAGCGCTTATGCAAAGATGATAGAGGATATTCTTCTTAGCAGATAG
- a CDS encoding polysaccharide deacetylase family protein → MRKLLLGFLLLLFFSELLSAKNSDEGAVVFMYHRFGDSRYPSTNIRMEQFEKHLQYLSQNDYKVWSLSKIVRHIIEGREIPKKVVALTIDDAYKSIYTNAFTKFKEYNFPFTVFVNSTSADSGSKNYMSWDEMREMQAFGAEFANHSKTHDYMLPQEGEDEHSWKKRIKEQIEGAQKRLQEELGETTNENPKLFSYPFGEYTKESAEYIQSLGYIGITQTSGAIGMHSDTRTLPRFAMSEAYADMDGFTLKIKTLPLPIDSVSSIEPLVKEQNPPKLTIKLKYPVKNVGCYLSSGKAITVEWASDREFSVQADEALKAPRDRYTCTASAEEGRWYWYSHLWIVK, encoded by the coding sequence ATGAGAAAATTGTTACTTGGTTTTTTACTTTTACTCTTTTTTTCAGAGTTGTTGAGCGCCAAAAATAGCGATGAAGGCGCAGTTGTATTTATGTACCACCGTTTTGGCGATAGCAGATACCCATCTACAAATATCAGAATGGAGCAGTTTGAAAAACATCTGCAGTATCTTTCGCAAAACGACTACAAGGTCTGGAGCCTCTCAAAGATAGTCCGTCATATCATAGAGGGCAGAGAGATCCCAAAAAAAGTAGTTGCACTAACTATAGATGACGCTTATAAAAGCATATACACTAATGCGTTTACAAAGTTTAAGGAGTACAACTTCCCTTTTACGGTTTTTGTAAACAGCACGTCGGCAGATAGCGGTTCAAAAAATTATATGAGCTGGGATGAGATGCGTGAGATGCAAGCCTTTGGAGCGGAGTTTGCGAACCACTCAAAAACACATGACTATATGCTCCCTCAAGAGGGCGAAGATGAGCATAGCTGGAAAAAGCGCATAAAAGAGCAGATAGAGGGCGCTCAAAAGAGACTTCAAGAGGAGCTGGGAGAGACTACAAACGAAAACCCAAAGCTATTCTCATACCCTTTTGGAGAGTATACGAAAGAGAGTGCGGAGTATATTCAAAGCTTGGGATATATCGGAATTACTCAGACGTCTGGTGCAATTGGAATGCATAGTGATACAAGGACTCTGCCGCGCTTTGCAATGTCGGAGGCGTACGCGGATATGGATGGTTTTACTCTAAAGATTAAAACTCTGCCTCTTCCAATAGATAGCGTCTCATCGATAGAGCCTCTGGTAAAAGAGCAGAATCCTCCAAAACTCACCATAAAGCTCAAATATCCAGTAAAAAATGTAGGGTGTTACCTCTCCAGCGGAAAAGCGATAACCGTTGAGTGGGCATCGGATAGAGAGTTCAGCGTTCAAGCAGATGAAGCGCTAAAGGCTCCAAGAGACAGATACACTTGTACGGCCTCGGCAGAAGAGGGCAGATGGTACTGGTATAGCCATCTCTGGATAGTAAAATAG
- the mgtE gene encoding magnesium transporter, producing the protein MKLSLQELIDALRDKVEKYLEGIDASLHPYDIAEDLLELRDEGEKLYLDELSKLPQELQAHVMIELPRHCHEEIVEYFTPSELASLANTLDTDDAAELLRNIEEVDEKIAQEVLESLPHKDRENLQTLIAYDEYEAGAYMQTELFSAFIDEQVGDSIRRLKRLKAQKELDSVYQVYVVTRNRKYLGSIPLEDLILLGPNVNYKELVKDGVNTISVKASDDIHDVVEVASKYDMGVIPVTDAKGKLLGRITSDDIYDIIEERATGQLYNLAGVNEDAEQEESLFHIGKYRAYWLGINLITAIAASVVIGLFDATLQSLVALAVLMPIVASMGGNAGTQTLTVTVRQMALGDISSEDAKETILKEVYLALMNGLIFAVAIGIIAWIWFSMPLLGVVIAASMVINIITAGFFGSLIPLLLQKADIDPAVGSSVLLTTVTDIVGFFSFLGLATIILL; encoded by the coding sequence ATGAAACTGTCACTGCAAGAGTTGATTGATGCGCTTAGAGATAAAGTAGAAAAATATTTAGAGGGTATTGATGCTAGTCTGCACCCTTACGATATCGCAGAAGATCTGCTTGAGTTGCGTGATGAAGGTGAAAAACTATACCTAGATGAACTCTCTAAACTGCCGCAAGAACTTCAAGCCCATGTTATGATAGAGCTTCCCCGCCACTGTCATGAGGAGATAGTAGAGTACTTCACGCCAAGCGAACTTGCCTCTTTGGCAAATACGCTCGATACCGATGATGCGGCAGAACTTCTCCGCAACATTGAAGAGGTCGATGAAAAAATAGCTCAAGAGGTTTTAGAGAGCCTTCCGCATAAAGATAGAGAAAATCTGCAGACTCTTATAGCATACGATGAGTATGAAGCGGGTGCTTATATGCAGACCGAGCTTTTCTCTGCATTTATAGATGAGCAGGTCGGAGACTCCATACGCCGTCTTAAACGCTTAAAAGCCCAAAAAGAGCTAGACAGCGTCTATCAGGTCTATGTGGTTACCAGGAACCGCAAATATTTGGGCTCGATTCCACTAGAAGATCTAATACTTCTTGGACCGAACGTAAATTACAAAGAGCTTGTAAAAGATGGAGTAAATACCATCTCGGTCAAGGCTTCGGATGATATTCACGATGTAGTAGAGGTCGCATCAAAGTACGATATGGGTGTAATTCCTGTCACAGATGCAAAAGGCAAACTTCTTGGACGTATAACCTCGGATGACATCTACGACATCATCGAAGAGCGTGCGACCGGACAGCTCTATAACCTTGCGGGTGTTAATGAGGATGCGGAACAGGAGGAGAGCCTTTTTCACATCGGTAAGTATCGTGCTTACTGGCTTGGTATAAACCTTATAACGGCTATTGCGGCATCCGTCGTTATCGGTCTTTTTGATGCGACCCTGCAATCACTTGTCGCACTTGCGGTACTGATGCCGATAGTAGCATCTATGGGCGGAAACGCGGGAACGCAGACACTGACCGTAACGGTACGCCAGATGGCGCTTGGAGACATAAGCAGCGAAGATGCCAAAGAGACTATTTTAAAAGAGGTCTATCTGGCTCTAATGAACGGCTTAATATTTGCCGTCGCTATCGGCATCATCGCTTGGATATGGTTCTCAATGCCTCTGCTTGGAGTTGTAATAGCTGCCTCTATGGTTATAAATATAATCACGGCGGGATTTTTCGGCTCGCTCATCCCTCTGCTTCTTCAAAAGGCAGATATCGACCCTGCGGTAGGCTCTTCCGTGCTTCTTACAACGGTTACGGACATTGTAGGCTTTTTTAGTTTTCTTGGATTGGCAACCATAATTTTGCTATAG
- the rimI gene encoding ribosomal protein S18-alanine N-acetyltransferase: MILKKAKNADLSSLCALEGELFLPQNFPLSRGSFAYHIKNNLLYVTEIDGVLAGYILVLIKRKDAKLYSLGVGTSYRNRKISQELLRLALEELLALGFKRVLLEVRTDNEAAIALYKKMGFSELKKLKAFYRDGCDAYLMQLKIEQ, translated from the coding sequence ATGATACTCAAAAAAGCCAAAAACGCAGACCTCTCTTCGCTTTGTGCGCTGGAGGGGGAGCTGTTTTTACCGCAAAACTTCCCTCTCTCAAGGGGTTCTTTTGCATATCACATAAAAAACAATCTGCTCTATGTTACGGAGATAGACGGTGTTTTGGCGGGCTATATCTTGGTGCTTATCAAGCGAAAAGATGCCAAACTCTACTCTTTGGGAGTGGGCACCTCCTACCGCAATAGAAAAATTTCGCAAGAGCTTCTTCGACTGGCATTAGAAGAGCTCTTGGCTTTAGGTTTTAAAAGAGTGCTTCTTGAAGTGCGAACGGATAATGAAGCGGCAATAGCTTTATATAAGAAAATGGGCTTTAGCGAGCTCAAAAAACTAAAAGCTTTTTACAGAGACGGCTGTGATGCCTATCTGATGCAATTAAAGATAGAACAATAG
- a CDS encoding DUF2156 domain-containing protein, producing the protein MGSLTVNKQKLKRFTIATKPVMEEYLAKMDVDLSDYTFAANFIWLANSSGFYAVINKCFCLFVMTGGELTMLLPPIGKKKHITDAIISCFKVMNTNNSSPYYSRIDYVQSSMLEEFVQNTDEAQSMFEMLESYLVEKKLVDYVYEAAALIELRGNSYHTKRTEINKFMKSYPDYVIEQLDSVKHKDEIMHLFNKWVSDRVKYMPKEEAEHFLEGIHQERHAVKQMLKYYEELSLIGLVIYINGELKGFTVGERINKDTATVIIEKTDFEILGCAQFIFREFSKMLKEHYEIVYINVGDDMGFENLRKVKMSYRPFKLVPKYTIYQK; encoded by the coding sequence ATGGGAAGTTTAACTGTAAACAAACAGAAATTAAAACGATTTACAATAGCTACAAAGCCCGTTATGGAGGAGTATTTGGCAAAGATGGATGTTGATCTTAGCGACTACACTTTTGCTGCCAATTTTATCTGGCTGGCTAACAGCAGCGGATTTTACGCAGTTATAAATAAGTGTTTCTGTCTTTTTGTTATGACGGGCGGCGAGCTGACCATGCTTCTGCCTCCGATCGGAAAGAAAAAGCATATCACGGATGCTATTATCAGCTGTTTTAAGGTCATGAACACGAACAACTCATCCCCATACTACTCCCGCATAGATTATGTTCAATCTTCCATGCTCGAAGAGTTCGTCCAAAACACGGATGAGGCGCAAAGTATGTTTGAGATGCTGGAATCTTACTTGGTAGAGAAAAAACTGGTTGATTATGTTTACGAGGCGGCTGCACTAATAGAGCTGCGCGGAAACAGTTACCACACGAAAAGAACCGAGATCAACAAATTTATGAAGTCCTATCCTGATTATGTTATTGAACAGCTAGACAGCGTAAAGCATAAAGATGAGATCATGCATCTATTTAACAAATGGGTATCCGACAGGGTCAAGTATATGCCAAAAGAGGAGGCGGAACACTTTTTAGAGGGTATTCATCAGGAGCGACATGCGGTAAAGCAGATGCTCAAATATTACGAAGAGCTCTCTTTGATAGGTTTGGTAATCTACATAAACGGAGAGCTGAAGGGCTTTACCGTCGGTGAGAGAATCAACAAAGATACGGCAACGGTCATTATAGAAAAAACCGATTTTGAGATATTGGGATGCGCTCAGTTTATCTTTAGAGAGTTCTCCAAGATGCTAAAAGAGCACTATGAAATTGTCTATATAAATGTAGGTGATGATATGGGCTTTGAGAACCTGCGCAAGGTTAAGATGTCATACCGTCCGTTCAAACTTGTGCCAAAGTATACGATCTACCAAAAATGA
- a CDS encoding TonB-dependent receptor yields the protein MNIKYSLAALLAISSIHAQEVSLDSISVTATKVSTATKDISQSIAVVDEKTIEDNNILNIQEAIENIPGVNAESSTNSPSPRLIIRGAGLKARYGVREIMVMKDGVPLTDPDSFTRFDFIDMQDVLSVEVQKGPGSINAVNATGGVIQLVTKSVFQEDKNRVKIGIGDDGQKNINLKVRGELSENDFISATISRREIENSWRDNNEFDSTQATIKYGHIFQDDSIIESEFSYTESNMNIPGSMTAEEFELFKSTGTQHDTSYQWQHSARDSKIFSINTKYEKEVGDIVYKPRVYFNAWEHFHPVSGIINDSDDNKVYGTDLELNYNHNLFGEKAVLVAGVTLKADITKDAKKYEYADYITLPSSSWPFTPYISETLSNNKGDLASTEDSTTTLYGAYLMETFSPTKDITLDISSRVDKLSFDISGNQITDYSYSAKNYVAGVGLYNIDKSYTLFSAKVGAIYKITDSTNAYISVATANQAPTTSELSDNSSLDKSTSINYEVGLKIRAENISYDLALYENIVDDEIIQILDANGNSIYDNAGKTKKRGLEFNAVYAINKQVGFGGSYAYSDFKFVTFNESVAGSLVSRDGNYLPYIPKNQYSLFATLNLSNGFKSRITTKTWGSYYMDNANTQKYEGYKFVTDLMLGYEHKAHNIQLNIRNITNEYYAMEALKDVYGNESYKAAAPRSYMLTYSYKF from the coding sequence ATGAATATAAAATATTCACTAGCAGCTCTGCTGGCAATCTCATCCATTCATGCGCAAGAAGTAAGTCTTGACTCAATAAGCGTAACGGCGACAAAAGTATCAACCGCAACAAAAGATATCTCACAATCAATTGCCGTTGTAGACGAGAAGACGATAGAAGACAACAACATCTTAAACATACAAGAGGCGATAGAGAATATCCCCGGTGTTAATGCAGAGTCCTCTACAAACTCTCCAAGTCCAAGACTTATCATAAGAGGTGCTGGGCTAAAAGCAAGATACGGTGTAAGAGAGATAATGGTAATGAAAGACGGCGTTCCTTTGACAGATCCTGACTCTTTTACAAGATTTGACTTTATAGATATGCAAGATGTTCTAAGTGTAGAGGTGCAAAAAGGGCCCGGTTCTATAAATGCCGTAAATGCTACAGGCGGCGTTATCCAGCTTGTAACAAAGTCTGTTTTTCAAGAAGATAAGAACAGAGTAAAAATAGGCATAGGCGATGACGGGCAGAAAAATATAAATCTTAAAGTAAGAGGCGAACTGAGCGAGAACGATTTTATCTCCGCAACCATAAGCAGAAGAGAGATCGAGAACAGCTGGAGAGACAACAATGAGTTTGACTCTACTCAAGCGACTATAAAATATGGTCATATATTTCAAGACGACTCTATTATAGAGAGTGAGTTTTCCTATACAGAGTCAAATATGAACATTCCCGGATCTATGACGGCTGAAGAGTTTGAGCTCTTTAAGAGCACGGGAACACAGCACGACACAAGCTACCAGTGGCAGCACAGTGCGAGAGATTCCAAAATATTCTCCATAAACACCAAGTATGAAAAAGAGGTTGGAGATATAGTATATAAACCAAGGGTCTACTTTAACGCTTGGGAGCATTTCCATCCGGTCAGCGGAATAATAAACGACAGTGACGACAACAAAGTCTACGGAACCGACTTGGAACTAAACTATAACCACAACCTTTTTGGAGAGAAAGCTGTTTTAGTCGCAGGGGTAACGCTAAAAGCAGATATAACTAAAGATGCTAAAAAATATGAATATGCAGATTATATAACTCTACCCTCTTCTTCATGGCCTTTTACACCTTATATAAGCGAAACGCTATCAAACAACAAAGGCGATCTGGCAAGCACCGAAGATAGTACTACAACGCTCTACGGCGCTTACCTTATGGAGACATTCTCTCCCACAAAAGATATAACGCTGGATATCAGCTCAAGAGTTGACAAACTAAGTTTTGACATAAGCGGAAACCAGATAACGGACTACAGCTACAGTGCAAAAAATTATGTTGCGGGGGTCGGTTTATACAACATTGATAAATCTTACACTCTCTTTTCTGCAAAAGTGGGTGCTATTTATAAAATAACAGACAGTACAAATGCCTACATATCTGTTGCAACGGCAAATCAAGCTCCAACTACAAGCGAGCTCTCGGATAACTCATCTCTGGATAAATCAACTAGCATAAACTATGAGGTAGGATTAAAAATAAGAGCAGAAAATATATCTTATGATTTAGCTCTTTATGAAAATATTGTTGATGATGAGATTATTCAAATTCTAGATGCAAACGGAAACTCCATCTACGACAATGCAGGAAAAACAAAAAAGAGAGGCTTGGAGTTTAATGCTGTTTATGCCATAAATAAGCAAGTCGGATTTGGCGGATCTTACGCATACAGCGATTTTAAATTTGTGACGTTTAACGAGTCTGTAGCAGGCTCTTTGGTATCAAGAGACGGTAATTACCTGCCGTACATACCAAAAAATCAGTACTCTTTGTTTGCGACACTCAACCTATCAAACGGTTTTAAATCGAGAATTACAACAAAAACGTGGGGAAGCTACTACATGGATAATGCAAATACGCAAAAGTATGAGGGGTACAAGTTTGTGACAGACCTGATGCTCGGCTATGAGCATAAAGCGCACAACATCCAGCTTAACATCAGAAACATCACAAATGAATACTATGCAATGGAAGCTCTAAAAGATGTCTACGGCAACGAATCATACAAAGCAGCCGCACCCCGAAGCTATATGCTCACATACAGCTACAAATTTTAG